A genomic segment from Spinacia oleracea cultivar Varoflay chromosome 3, BTI_SOV_V1, whole genome shotgun sequence encodes:
- the LOC130470751 gene encoding RPM1 interacting protein 13-like — translation MENEGRMNNAAAASTTSQNEEQEPPIRSVVSLKNRKRIREFEKVEECFILDFDLHESSSKPPPPSQFDDDVNFKVIAVHGKVALRDFPHSRHQCAKYPFSKTPHETHCKLCHCYVCDIAAPCDEWSDHCHAVHIPFSEWWYHRRRMRGRRDSSTDSDSDSNYFA, via the exons atggaaaatgagggACGGATGAATAATGCAGCAGCTGCATCAACAACATCtcaaaatgaagaacaagagCCTCCAATAAGATCAGTAGTTTCTTTGAAAAACAGAAAACGCATAAGAGAATTCGAAAAGGTTGAAGAATGTTTCATCTTAGATTTTGATCTTCATGAATCATCCTCGAAGCCGCCTCCTCCTTCCCAATTTGATGATGATGTTAATTTCAAAGTTATCGCTGTACATGGAAAG GTGGCTTTAAGAGATTTTCCACATTCAAGGCATCAATGCGCGAAATACCCATTCTCAAAGACACCCCATGAGACACATTGCAAACTG TGTCACTGTTACGTTTGTGATATAGCTGCTCCTTGTGATGAATGGTCGGACCACTGCCATGCGGTCCATATACCATTTAGTGAATGGTGGTATCATCGGAGGCGAATGAGAGGACGACGAGACTCCAGCACGGACTCAGACTCCGACTCCAATTATTTCGCATAA